In one window of Harpia harpyja isolate bHarHar1 chromosome 11, bHarHar1 primary haplotype, whole genome shotgun sequence DNA:
- the CCDC18 gene encoding coiled-coil domain-containing protein 18 isoform X5 translates to MERENMLQRYKKDYKNLKMELIERSKQGKRAEQQRNEALLNVEELTRAFKKYKEKITEKLEKVKAEEVVLGKRLINCEKEKEKMNEKCVSYRKDLNILEEQLRQLKEENHSTKEKIKTLEAKNTDVVSMLTRSDQKIIELESELSEKEIVLKEKNALISENTELRALTAQQHNRLKLYHQEIEDSREELNILETIISQLSLSTSEELKWHHSKHQLSSSSTKEALSESWFESNKPLIADLSIKLAMKEAEIQKPCANLTICTGAEHLSNDNEGQENSRLCGLETEPVKLIRSQGERRKCQQLELISKEFEKERQRFQKEVEELRTKLTKADDVNSSLKTSMAQRASQFQIIQEDLLKKASKTSSLEREVTKKSSQLSALEKQLEEKTIAYSAAATRNTELEQELMGKNRRIHELETTISEEHEQVTSAFEKAKLVHLEEHKEMEKQIELLQTQLEKKHQQFIEQEKIISILQQDVIHKQQRIESLDGLLIESREEMENQNVKKDQGLKMLKSQLTEETIKVRQLESALDVCKEEVALYLNQSQENKEIFENQLKKKFEEVRYLQKEIKLKDQNIQDTSEQNILLQQTLHHQQQMLQQETIRNGELEDNQIKLEKQVSNLEQELQKQKACAEDELRKVEEKRRLAAQEADLNRQKVDELNGTIRQIKLEMDQCKSELTGMEKEVVQLKRDGEDKAMQINQLDIILEEARSELNEKANEVNDLQDKLLQSETCHREALQKIVELESALENAHGELKITLTQLQELQDALQNAQSSLEKKHVAIMDLTTELRYCKGEIEDKKQELLDMDQALKERNWELKQRAAQVRPFQITQLDMTVREHRGEMEQQIIRLEANLEKSELEIKECNKQIESLEKKLQRSKDELREKEFELLQRDQEINQLKKKIERKQQSLEALEKGQEL, encoded by the exons atggaaagagaaaatatgcTGCAAAGATATAAAAAGGactataaaaatctgaaaatggaGTTAATTGAACGAAGCAAGCAAGGAAAGAG AGCAGAACAGCAAAGAAATGAAGCTTTGTTGAATGTGGAGGAGCTGACAAGAGCTTTCAAAAAGtataaagagaaaataactgaaaaattagaaaag gTTAAAGCTGAAGAAGTAGTCTTGGGAAAACGTTTAATTaattgtgaaaaagaaaaagagaagatgaatGAAAAGTGTGTCAGCTACAGAAAGGATCTAAACATCCTAGAAGAGCAATTAAG GCAATTAAAGGAAGAGAATcatagcacaaaagaaaaaattaagactCTAGAGGCAAAGAACACTGACGTGGTATCAATGCTGACTCGGTCTGATCAGAAGATCATTGAGCTTGAGAGTGAACttagtgaaaaagaaatagtgcttaaagagaaaaatgctcTAATAAGTGAAAACACAGAGCTGAGAGCACTTACTGCACAGCAACATAACCGCTTGAAATTATACCATCAAGAAATTGAAGACTCAAGGGAAGAGCTCAACATACTAGAAACCATTATTTCCCAGTTGTCTCTAAGTACGTCTGAAGAG CTTAAATGGCACCACTCGAAACACCAGCTATCCAGTTCCTCAACAAAAGAAGCTCTCTCCGAATCTTGGTTTGAATCGAATAAACCTTTGATTGCAGACCTAAG CATTAAACTGGCAATGAAGGAAGCAGAAATTCAGAAGCCTTGTGCAAACTTGACTATCTGTACTGGAGCTGAGCATCTTTCTAATGATaatgaaggacaagaaaatagCAGGTTATGTGGCCTGGAAACAGAGCCTGTCAAATTGATCAGAAGTCAAGGAG AGAGGAGAAAATGTCAACAGTTGGAACTTATCAGCAAAGAATTTGAAAAGGAGAGGCAAAGATTCCAGAAAGAGGTAGAAGAGTTACGCACTAAACTGACGAAAGCAGATGATGTGAATTCATCTTTGAAGACCAGCATGGCTCAGAGAGCCAGTCAGTTTCAAATCATACAGGAAGACCTATTGAAGAAGGCTTCCAAAACTAGTAGCTTAGAGAGAGAA GTAACAAAGAAATCTTCTCAACTTTCTGCGCTTGAGAAACAGTTGGAAGAAAAGACTATTGCTTATTCTGCTGCTGCAACAAGAAATACTGAGTTGGAACAGGAACTCATG GGAAAAAACAGACGCATTCATGAGCTGGAAACAACTATCAGTGAAGAACATGAGCAAGtaacttctgcttttgaaaaagcaaagttGGTTCACCTTGAGGAGCACAAAGAGATGGAGAAACAGATTGAACTG CTTCAGACACAGCTGGAGAAGAAACATCAACAATTCATTGAACAAGAGAAAATAATATCTATTTTGCAACAAGATGTTATACATAAACAGCAACGCATTGAATCATTGGATGGGCTGCTGATAGAAAGCAGAGAG GAAATGGAAAATCAAAATGTCAAGAAAGATCAAGGATTGAAGATGCTGAAAAGTCAGCTAACAGAAGAAACAATCAAA GTGAGACAACTCGAGTCAGCACTGGATGTgtgtaaggaagaagttgcaCTGTATTTGAATCAGTcacaagaaaataaggagataTTTGAAAATCAGctcaaaaaaaagtttgaagag gTTCgttatttacagaaagaaataaaactaaaagatCAGAATATTCAGGACACAAGTGAACAAAATATTCTCCTACAACAAACTTTGCATCATCAGCAGCAAATGTTACAGCAAGAAACTATTAGAAATGGGGAGCTGGAAGATAATCAAATTAAACTAGAAAAACAG GTATCCAATTTGGAACAAGagcttcagaagcagaaagcatgtGCAGAAGATGAGTTGAGAAAGGTAGAGGAGAAACGTCGCCTAGCTGCTCAGGAAGCAGATTTAAACAGACAGAAAGTGGATGAACTTAATGGTACAATCAG ACAAATTAAATTGGAGATGGATCAGTGCAAGAGTGAACTTACTGGTATGGAAAAGGAAGTAGTGCAATTAAAACGAGATGGTGAAGACAAAGCAATGCAGATAAATCAGTTGGATATTATTTTGGAAGAAGCACGATCAGAGCTCAATGAAAAGGCAAATGAGG TGAATGATTTACAAGATAAGCTGCTTCAAAGTGAGACTTGCCACAGGGAAGCCTTACAGAAAATAGTAGAACTAGAATCTGCATTAGAGAATGCCCATGGAGAATTAAAAATCACTTTAACACAGCTTCAGGAATTGCAAGATGCATTACAGAATGCACAGTCCTCTCTGGAGAAGAAGCATGTTGCTATCATGGATCTGACAACTGAGCTCAG GTACTGCAAGGGAGAAATTGAAGACAAAAAGCAAGAACTCCTTGACATGGACCAGGCATTGAAAGAAAGGAATTGGGAACTGAAACAAAGGGCAGCTCAGGTCAGACCATTTCAA ATTACACAGTTGGATATGACAGTTCGTGAACATAGGGGAGAAATGGAACAACAAATAATTCGATTAGAGGCCAATTTAGAGAAGTCAGAGCTAGAAATTAAGGAATGCAATAAACAG ATTGAGAGCTTAGAGAAGAAACTTCAGCGTTCTAAAGATGAGCTTCGTGAAAAAGAGTTTGAATTGCTCCAGAGAGATCAAGAAATaaatcagctgaagaaaaaaatagaaagaaaacaacagagcCTAGAAGCTCTTGAAAAG
- the CCDC18 gene encoding coiled-coil domain-containing protein 18 isoform X2, protein MWTCSESAADEDLLGNLQSLRNQLRRTERNLQTVEEELSSTSDRYGHCFNEAVDFTPEDLVQPNCNYQGFSNCKKNAGETSCQDFQRKSKSCSVSTTSDKTVEENERLKEKLDALHKQNASLASQNHYLKNRVETMNFELMQSKTRICYLESTLGTHLVSIPKLKEQIVNLEAEVSAQDKILRDAEDKLDQSQKTGMERENMLQRYKKDYKNLKMELIERSKQGKRAEQQRNEALLNVEELTRAFKKYKEKITEKLEKVKAEEVVLGKRLINCEKEKEKMNEKCVSYRKDLNILEEQLRQLKEENHSTKEKIKTLEAKNTDVVSMLTRSDQKIIELESELSEKEIVLKEKNALISENTELRALTAQQHNRLKLYHQEIEDSREELNILETIISQLSLSTSEELKWHHSKHQLSSSSTKEALSESWFESNKPLIADLSIKLAMKEAEIQKPCANLTICTGAEHLSNDNEGQENSRLCGLETEPVKLIRSQGERRKCQQLELISKEFEKERQRFQKEVEELRTKLTKADDVNSSLKTSMAQRASQFQIIQEDLLKKASKTSSLEREVTKKSSQLSALEKQLEEKTIAYSAAATRNTELEQELMGKNRRIHELETTISEEHEQVTSAFEKAKLVHLEEHKEMEKQIELLQTQLEKKHQQFIEQEKIISILQQDVIHKQQRIESLDGLLIESREEMENQNVKKDQGLKMLKSQLTEETIKVRQLESALDVCKEEVALYLNQSQENKEIFENQLKKKFEEVRYLQKEIKLKDQNIQDTSEQNILLQQTLHHQQQMLQQETIRNGELEDNQIKLEKQVSNLEQELQKQKACAEDELRKVEEKRRLAAQEADLNRQKVDELNGTIRQIKLEMDQCKSELTGMEKEVVQLKRDGEDKAMQINQLDIILEEARSELNEKANEVNDLQDKLLQSETCHREALQKIVELESALENAHGELKITLTQLQELQDALQNAQSSLEKKHVAIMDLTTELRYCKGEIEDKKQELLDMDQALKERNWELKQRAAQVRPFQITQLDMTVREHRGEMEQQIIRLEANLEKSELEIKECNKQIESLEKKLQRSKDELREKEFELLQRDQEINQLKKKIERKQQSLEALEKGQEL, encoded by the exons ATGTGGACTTGCTCTGAAAGTGCTGCTGATGAAGACCTGCTTGGAAATTTACAGTCATTACGGAATCAGCTGAGGAGAACTGAAAGAAACCTACAAACTGTAGAGGAAGAGCTTTCTAG TACAAGTGACCGTTATGGCCACTGCTTCAATGAGGCTGTAGACTTCACTCCGGAGGACCTTGTTCAGCCTAATTGCAACTATCAAGGCTTTTCCAACTGTAAGAAGAATGCTGGTGAAACATCTTGCcaggattttcaaagaaaatccaAA TCTTGCTCAGTATCCACAACTTCTGATAAAACTGTGGAAGAAAATGAACGTCTAAAGGAGAAGCTGGATGCCCTTCATAAGCAAAATGCATCTTTGGCTTCTCAGAACCACTACCTAAAGAACAGAGTGGAAACAATGAACTTTGAATTGATGCAGTCAAAAACAAGA ATTTGTTATCTTGAATCGACTTTAGGTACACACTTAGTCAGCATTCCAAAGTTAAAAGAACAGATTGTAAACTTGGAAGCAGAAGTTTCAGCTCAAGATAAAATTCTGAG AGATGCAGAAGATAAACTAGATCAAAGCCAGAAAAcaggaatggaaagagaaaatatgcTGCAAAGATATAAAAAGGactataaaaatctgaaaatggaGTTAATTGAACGAAGCAAGCAAGGAAAGAG AGCAGAACAGCAAAGAAATGAAGCTTTGTTGAATGTGGAGGAGCTGACAAGAGCTTTCAAAAAGtataaagagaaaataactgaaaaattagaaaag gTTAAAGCTGAAGAAGTAGTCTTGGGAAAACGTTTAATTaattgtgaaaaagaaaaagagaagatgaatGAAAAGTGTGTCAGCTACAGAAAGGATCTAAACATCCTAGAAGAGCAATTAAG GCAATTAAAGGAAGAGAATcatagcacaaaagaaaaaattaagactCTAGAGGCAAAGAACACTGACGTGGTATCAATGCTGACTCGGTCTGATCAGAAGATCATTGAGCTTGAGAGTGAACttagtgaaaaagaaatagtgcttaaagagaaaaatgctcTAATAAGTGAAAACACAGAGCTGAGAGCACTTACTGCACAGCAACATAACCGCTTGAAATTATACCATCAAGAAATTGAAGACTCAAGGGAAGAGCTCAACATACTAGAAACCATTATTTCCCAGTTGTCTCTAAGTACGTCTGAAGAG CTTAAATGGCACCACTCGAAACACCAGCTATCCAGTTCCTCAACAAAAGAAGCTCTCTCCGAATCTTGGTTTGAATCGAATAAACCTTTGATTGCAGACCTAAG CATTAAACTGGCAATGAAGGAAGCAGAAATTCAGAAGCCTTGTGCAAACTTGACTATCTGTACTGGAGCTGAGCATCTTTCTAATGATaatgaaggacaagaaaatagCAGGTTATGTGGCCTGGAAACAGAGCCTGTCAAATTGATCAGAAGTCAAGGAG AGAGGAGAAAATGTCAACAGTTGGAACTTATCAGCAAAGAATTTGAAAAGGAGAGGCAAAGATTCCAGAAAGAGGTAGAAGAGTTACGCACTAAACTGACGAAAGCAGATGATGTGAATTCATCTTTGAAGACCAGCATGGCTCAGAGAGCCAGTCAGTTTCAAATCATACAGGAAGACCTATTGAAGAAGGCTTCCAAAACTAGTAGCTTAGAGAGAGAA GTAACAAAGAAATCTTCTCAACTTTCTGCGCTTGAGAAACAGTTGGAAGAAAAGACTATTGCTTATTCTGCTGCTGCAACAAGAAATACTGAGTTGGAACAGGAACTCATG GGAAAAAACAGACGCATTCATGAGCTGGAAACAACTATCAGTGAAGAACATGAGCAAGtaacttctgcttttgaaaaagcaaagttGGTTCACCTTGAGGAGCACAAAGAGATGGAGAAACAGATTGAACTG CTTCAGACACAGCTGGAGAAGAAACATCAACAATTCATTGAACAAGAGAAAATAATATCTATTTTGCAACAAGATGTTATACATAAACAGCAACGCATTGAATCATTGGATGGGCTGCTGATAGAAAGCAGAGAG GAAATGGAAAATCAAAATGTCAAGAAAGATCAAGGATTGAAGATGCTGAAAAGTCAGCTAACAGAAGAAACAATCAAA GTGAGACAACTCGAGTCAGCACTGGATGTgtgtaaggaagaagttgcaCTGTATTTGAATCAGTcacaagaaaataaggagataTTTGAAAATCAGctcaaaaaaaagtttgaagag gTTCgttatttacagaaagaaataaaactaaaagatCAGAATATTCAGGACACAAGTGAACAAAATATTCTCCTACAACAAACTTTGCATCATCAGCAGCAAATGTTACAGCAAGAAACTATTAGAAATGGGGAGCTGGAAGATAATCAAATTAAACTAGAAAAACAG GTATCCAATTTGGAACAAGagcttcagaagcagaaagcatgtGCAGAAGATGAGTTGAGAAAGGTAGAGGAGAAACGTCGCCTAGCTGCTCAGGAAGCAGATTTAAACAGACAGAAAGTGGATGAACTTAATGGTACAATCAG ACAAATTAAATTGGAGATGGATCAGTGCAAGAGTGAACTTACTGGTATGGAAAAGGAAGTAGTGCAATTAAAACGAGATGGTGAAGACAAAGCAATGCAGATAAATCAGTTGGATATTATTTTGGAAGAAGCACGATCAGAGCTCAATGAAAAGGCAAATGAGG TGAATGATTTACAAGATAAGCTGCTTCAAAGTGAGACTTGCCACAGGGAAGCCTTACAGAAAATAGTAGAACTAGAATCTGCATTAGAGAATGCCCATGGAGAATTAAAAATCACTTTAACACAGCTTCAGGAATTGCAAGATGCATTACAGAATGCACAGTCCTCTCTGGAGAAGAAGCATGTTGCTATCATGGATCTGACAACTGAGCTCAG GTACTGCAAGGGAGAAATTGAAGACAAAAAGCAAGAACTCCTTGACATGGACCAGGCATTGAAAGAAAGGAATTGGGAACTGAAACAAAGGGCAGCTCAGGTCAGACCATTTCAA ATTACACAGTTGGATATGACAGTTCGTGAACATAGGGGAGAAATGGAACAACAAATAATTCGATTAGAGGCCAATTTAGAGAAGTCAGAGCTAGAAATTAAGGAATGCAATAAACAG ATTGAGAGCTTAGAGAAGAAACTTCAGCGTTCTAAAGATGAGCTTCGTGAAAAAGAGTTTGAATTGCTCCAGAGAGATCAAGAAATaaatcagctgaagaaaaaaatagaaagaaaacaacagagcCTAGAAGCTCTTGAAAAG
- the CCDC18 gene encoding coiled-coil domain-containing protein 18 isoform X4: MWTCSESAADEDLLGNLQSLRNQLRRTERNLQTVEEELSSTSTSDRYGHCFNEAVDFTPEDLVQPNCNYQGFSNCKKNAGETSCQDFQRKSKSCSVSTTSDKTVEENERLKEKLDALHKQNASLASQNHYLKNRVETMNFELMQSKTRICYLESTLGTHLVSIPKLKEQIVNLEAEVSAQDKILRDAEDKLDQSQKTGMERENMLQRYKKDYKNLKMELIERSKQGKRAEQQRNEALLNVEELTRAFKKYKEKITEKLEKVKAEEVVLGKRLINCEKEKEKMNEKCVSYRKDLNILEEQLRQLKEENHSTKEKIKTLEAKNTDVVSMLTRSDQKIIELESELSEKEIVLKEKNALISENTELRALTAQQHNRLKLYHQEIEDSREELNILETIISQLSLSTSEELKWHHSKHQLSSSSTKEALSESWFESNKPLIADLSIKLAMKEAEIQKPCANLTICTGAEHLSNDNEGQENSRLCGLETEPVKLIRSQGERRKCQQLELISKEFEKERQRFQKEVEELRTKLTKADDVNSSLKTSMAQRASQFQIIQEDLLKKASKTSSLEREVTKKSSQLSALEKQLEEKTIAYSAAATRNTELEQELMGKNRRIHELETTISEEHEQVTSAFEKAKLVHLEEHKEMEKQIELEMENQNVKKDQGLKMLKSQLTEETIKVRQLESALDVCKEEVALYLNQSQENKEIFENQLKKKFEEVRYLQKEIKLKDQNIQDTSEQNILLQQTLHHQQQMLQQETIRNGELEDNQIKLEKQVSNLEQELQKQKACAEDELRKVEEKRRLAAQEADLNRQKVDELNGTIRQIKLEMDQCKSELTGMEKEVVQLKRDGEDKAMQINQLDIILEEARSELNEKANEVNDLQDKLLQSETCHREALQKIVELESALENAHGELKITLTQLQELQDALQNAQSSLEKKHVAIMDLTTELRYCKGEIEDKKQELLDMDQALKERNWELKQRAAQVRPFQITQLDMTVREHRGEMEQQIIRLEANLEKSELEIKECNKQIESLEKKLQRSKDELREKEFELLQRDQEINQLKKKIERKQQSLEALEKGQEL; the protein is encoded by the exons ATGTGGACTTGCTCTGAAAGTGCTGCTGATGAAGACCTGCTTGGAAATTTACAGTCATTACGGAATCAGCTGAGGAGAACTGAAAGAAACCTACAAACTGTAGAGGAAGAGCTTTCTAG CACTAGTACAAGTGACCGTTATGGCCACTGCTTCAATGAGGCTGTAGACTTCACTCCGGAGGACCTTGTTCAGCCTAATTGCAACTATCAAGGCTTTTCCAACTGTAAGAAGAATGCTGGTGAAACATCTTGCcaggattttcaaagaaaatccaAA TCTTGCTCAGTATCCACAACTTCTGATAAAACTGTGGAAGAAAATGAACGTCTAAAGGAGAAGCTGGATGCCCTTCATAAGCAAAATGCATCTTTGGCTTCTCAGAACCACTACCTAAAGAACAGAGTGGAAACAATGAACTTTGAATTGATGCAGTCAAAAACAAGA ATTTGTTATCTTGAATCGACTTTAGGTACACACTTAGTCAGCATTCCAAAGTTAAAAGAACAGATTGTAAACTTGGAAGCAGAAGTTTCAGCTCAAGATAAAATTCTGAG AGATGCAGAAGATAAACTAGATCAAAGCCAGAAAAcaggaatggaaagagaaaatatgcTGCAAAGATATAAAAAGGactataaaaatctgaaaatggaGTTAATTGAACGAAGCAAGCAAGGAAAGAG AGCAGAACAGCAAAGAAATGAAGCTTTGTTGAATGTGGAGGAGCTGACAAGAGCTTTCAAAAAGtataaagagaaaataactgaaaaattagaaaag gTTAAAGCTGAAGAAGTAGTCTTGGGAAAACGTTTAATTaattgtgaaaaagaaaaagagaagatgaatGAAAAGTGTGTCAGCTACAGAAAGGATCTAAACATCCTAGAAGAGCAATTAAG GCAATTAAAGGAAGAGAATcatagcacaaaagaaaaaattaagactCTAGAGGCAAAGAACACTGACGTGGTATCAATGCTGACTCGGTCTGATCAGAAGATCATTGAGCTTGAGAGTGAACttagtgaaaaagaaatagtgcttaaagagaaaaatgctcTAATAAGTGAAAACACAGAGCTGAGAGCACTTACTGCACAGCAACATAACCGCTTGAAATTATACCATCAAGAAATTGAAGACTCAAGGGAAGAGCTCAACATACTAGAAACCATTATTTCCCAGTTGTCTCTAAGTACGTCTGAAGAG CTTAAATGGCACCACTCGAAACACCAGCTATCCAGTTCCTCAACAAAAGAAGCTCTCTCCGAATCTTGGTTTGAATCGAATAAACCTTTGATTGCAGACCTAAG CATTAAACTGGCAATGAAGGAAGCAGAAATTCAGAAGCCTTGTGCAAACTTGACTATCTGTACTGGAGCTGAGCATCTTTCTAATGATaatgaaggacaagaaaatagCAGGTTATGTGGCCTGGAAACAGAGCCTGTCAAATTGATCAGAAGTCAAGGAG AGAGGAGAAAATGTCAACAGTTGGAACTTATCAGCAAAGAATTTGAAAAGGAGAGGCAAAGATTCCAGAAAGAGGTAGAAGAGTTACGCACTAAACTGACGAAAGCAGATGATGTGAATTCATCTTTGAAGACCAGCATGGCTCAGAGAGCCAGTCAGTTTCAAATCATACAGGAAGACCTATTGAAGAAGGCTTCCAAAACTAGTAGCTTAGAGAGAGAA GTAACAAAGAAATCTTCTCAACTTTCTGCGCTTGAGAAACAGTTGGAAGAAAAGACTATTGCTTATTCTGCTGCTGCAACAAGAAATACTGAGTTGGAACAGGAACTCATG GGAAAAAACAGACGCATTCATGAGCTGGAAACAACTATCAGTGAAGAACATGAGCAAGtaacttctgcttttgaaaaagcaaagttGGTTCACCTTGAGGAGCACAAAGAGATGGAGAAACAGATTGAACTG GAAATGGAAAATCAAAATGTCAAGAAAGATCAAGGATTGAAGATGCTGAAAAGTCAGCTAACAGAAGAAACAATCAAA GTGAGACAACTCGAGTCAGCACTGGATGTgtgtaaggaagaagttgcaCTGTATTTGAATCAGTcacaagaaaataaggagataTTTGAAAATCAGctcaaaaaaaagtttgaagag gTTCgttatttacagaaagaaataaaactaaaagatCAGAATATTCAGGACACAAGTGAACAAAATATTCTCCTACAACAAACTTTGCATCATCAGCAGCAAATGTTACAGCAAGAAACTATTAGAAATGGGGAGCTGGAAGATAATCAAATTAAACTAGAAAAACAG GTATCCAATTTGGAACAAGagcttcagaagcagaaagcatgtGCAGAAGATGAGTTGAGAAAGGTAGAGGAGAAACGTCGCCTAGCTGCTCAGGAAGCAGATTTAAACAGACAGAAAGTGGATGAACTTAATGGTACAATCAG ACAAATTAAATTGGAGATGGATCAGTGCAAGAGTGAACTTACTGGTATGGAAAAGGAAGTAGTGCAATTAAAACGAGATGGTGAAGACAAAGCAATGCAGATAAATCAGTTGGATATTATTTTGGAAGAAGCACGATCAGAGCTCAATGAAAAGGCAAATGAGG TGAATGATTTACAAGATAAGCTGCTTCAAAGTGAGACTTGCCACAGGGAAGCCTTACAGAAAATAGTAGAACTAGAATCTGCATTAGAGAATGCCCATGGAGAATTAAAAATCACTTTAACACAGCTTCAGGAATTGCAAGATGCATTACAGAATGCACAGTCCTCTCTGGAGAAGAAGCATGTTGCTATCATGGATCTGACAACTGAGCTCAG GTACTGCAAGGGAGAAATTGAAGACAAAAAGCAAGAACTCCTTGACATGGACCAGGCATTGAAAGAAAGGAATTGGGAACTGAAACAAAGGGCAGCTCAGGTCAGACCATTTCAA ATTACACAGTTGGATATGACAGTTCGTGAACATAGGGGAGAAATGGAACAACAAATAATTCGATTAGAGGCCAATTTAGAGAAGTCAGAGCTAGAAATTAAGGAATGCAATAAACAG ATTGAGAGCTTAGAGAAGAAACTTCAGCGTTCTAAAGATGAGCTTCGTGAAAAAGAGTTTGAATTGCTCCAGAGAGATCAAGAAATaaatcagctgaagaaaaaaatagaaagaaaacaacagagcCTAGAAGCTCTTGAAAAG